One Schistocerca nitens isolate TAMUIC-IGC-003100 chromosome 1, iqSchNite1.1, whole genome shotgun sequence DNA segment encodes these proteins:
- the LOC126232574 gene encoding ionotropic receptor 75a-like, which produces MERKGFAGTTLDTERPSWRMLVFLSFACALLLDTYYTAAIVTSLLLPPPRTINSKADLVHSELAVGMENISYTHEYFERSSDPVDHALMAQKVWPRGAPEPNYHSLLEGVRKVATEAFAFTAEDVSLYPLLDRYVTEVDKCSLVALDFMKSRSTYMPVRKNSPYRELVTIGLRKLLERGHISRTRSLWHAQPPACLRESEFATVELVTLAPAFMLLAAAVALATLLLVLELRNAARNRKQSFLRRGRSGHRTEGLVVNTPQSPEVTASQWEPLPVSAAVPRTGPRVLAYYD; this is translated from the exons atggaaagaaagggCTTCGCAG GCACGACTCTGGACACGGAGCGGCCCAGCTGGCGCATGCTGGTGTTCCTGAGCTTCGCGTGCGCCCTGCTGCTGGACACCTACTACACGGCCGCCATCGTCACCTCGCTGCTGCTGCCCCCGCCCAGGACCATCAACAGCAAGGCCGATCTGGTGCACAGCGAGCTCGCCGTCGGCATGGAGAACATCAGCTACACACACGAGTACTTCGAG AGGAGCAGCGATCCCGTGGACCACGCGCTGATGGCCCAAAAGGTGTGGCCGAGAGGCGCACCCGAGCCCAACTACCACAGCTTACTGGAGGGCGTGCGCAAGGTAGCCACCGAGGCGTTCGCTTTCACCGCCGAGGACGTCAGCCTCTACCCTCTGCTCGACCGCTACGTCACCGAGGTCGACAAGTGCTCGTTGGTCGCCCTCGACTTCATGAAGTCGCGCTCCACCTACATGCCAGTGCGCAAGAACTCCCCTTACAGGGAGCTCGTCACTATAGG GCTGCGCAAGCTGCTGGAGAGGGGCCACATCAGCCGCACGCGCAGCCTGTGGCACGCGCAGCCGCCCGCCTGCCTACGAGAGTCGGAGTTCGCCACGGTGGAGCTGGTCACCCTCGCCCCCGCCTTCATGCTGCTGGCCGCCGCCGTAGCCCTCGCCACTCTGCTCCTCGTGCTGGAACTGCGCAATGCCGCCAG gaACAGAAAGCAGTCATTTCTGCGAAGAGGACGCTCTGGCCACCGCACTGAGGGTCTGGTCGTGAACACGCCTCAGAGCCCGGAAGTCACCGCCTCGCAATGGGAGCCTCTCCCGGTGTCTGCTGCTGTCCCTAGGACGGGGCCTCGCGTCCTTGCTTACTACGATTAG